The Candidatus Methylomirabilota bacterium genome includes the window ACGGCGATCCGATTCTCCGTGCCTTCCAGCTGCGACTGCAGCGCGAGGAAGTTCTGGTTGGACTTCAGCTCGGGATACCGCTCCACGGTCACCAGGAGCCGGCTGAGCGCTCCGCTCAGCTGCTGCTGAGCGGCCTGGAAACGCTCCAGGGCCTTGGGGTCGTTGAGGGCCTCGGGGGTGAGCTGGATGCTGCTGGCGCTGGCCCGCGCCTTCGTCACTTCCTCGAGGACCGTTCGCTCCTGGGCGGCGAAGCCCCGGACCGTCTCCACCAGGTTGGGGATGAGGTCGGCCCGGCGCTGGTAGACGTTCTGCACCTGCGCCCACTTCTCGCTGACGTCCTGATCGAGTCGGACCAGCTGGTTGTTGATGCCGATCGCCCAGCCGCCCACGGCGACCACCAGGATCCCGATGATCACCAGCGCGATGAGCGTCCCGCGTGCCACGATGGTTGAGATTATACGCGCGGCCGGCGTAGACTTCGCGCCATGCTCGAGCCGCTGCCCGAATACCGGGTGAAGGCGCGGAACACGTGGGCCGGGGGCGAGAATCTCATCCACGACGATGCCGTGGCTCGCCAGCACGGGTTTCGCGGCGGCCTCGTGCCCGGCGTCACCGTCTACGCCTATCTGACCCAGCCGCTGGCGAGCGCGCTGGGGACCGCCTGGCTGGCCCGCGGCACCGCCAGCGTGCGCTTCGTGAAGCCGGTGCTCGAGGGTGAGGAAGTCGGGGTCGCCGGCGCCGTGACGGCGCGCGAGGCCACCGGCCTGAGCGCGCACGTGACCGCGTCGACGACCGCGGCAGGAGAGTGCGCCGTCGCCGACGTGACCGTGCCGGCGGGCTCGCCGACGCCGGTGAACGCGGCCCTCTATCCGGAGGCGCCCCTGCCCGCCGAGCGGCCGCCCGTGAGCCGGGAGGTGCTCGAGCGTCCCGGCCCGCTGGGCACGCCCGAGGCCCTCTACGACGAAGCGCGCGCCGCCGCCTATCTGGAGAGCGTGGCCGACGGGCTGGCTCTCTACCGAACGGCCCAGGGCTGGGTCCATCCGGCGTTCTACCTCGATCAGGCCAACCGCGCGCTGGACCGCAACGTGCGACCCGGCCTCTGGATCCACGTGTCGAGCCGGGTCCGCCACCTGGGCGGCGCGCGGGTCGGCGAGCGCCTGAGCACGCGGGGCCGGGTCCGCTCGCTCTGGACCAAGAAGGACCGGGACTACGTCGAGCTGGATCTGCTGATCACCGTCGGCGCCCGCCCGGTCGCTCACATCATCCACACCGCGATCTATCGGCTGCCGGACACCGCGAGTCAGCCGGCCTTCTTGAAGAATTCGTAGCGCGCGGCCAGAAAATCGCGATTCGGCTTCAGATGGTCGGCGCGCGGCACGTGAATCCGCCGGCCCTGGCGCTGGGGACGTTCCAGCGGGAACGCTCGCGCCGTCCTCGTCAGGCGGCTGTGACCGGATGGTGTCCCATCACAATGCCGGCGGAGGGCACAGCTCGCGAGTCCGGCCGTCGTTGCTTCGGCAAGGACCGCGTGCTAGAACCGTGAGCGCGCGACGGGAGAGCGCCGGGGCGCCGGCGCTATCGATTCGCCGGGAAGCTCTGCCGAGGAGGCCGCCGTGGATCTGACGTACTCGCTCGAGGACCTCGCGTTCCGGGAGCGGGCGCGGCGTTGGTTCGAAGCCAACACGCCACGCCACGAGCTGACGACCCTGGAGCAGCGCCGGAGCTGGCACCGCACGCTCTACGAGGCCGGCTACGTCGGGATGGGCTGGCCGCGGGAGTACGGGGGGCGGGACGCCACGCCCATGCAGCAGGCGATCGTGGCGGACGAGATGGCGCGCGTGAACGCGCCGCCCACCATCAACGGCCTCGGCATCGGCATCGTGGGGCCCACCATCATCGTGCACGGCACCGAGGCCCAGAAGCAGCGCTATCTCCGCAAGATCCTCAGTGCCGAGGAACTGTGGTGCCAGCTCTACTCCGAGCCCAACGCAGGCTCGGACCTGGCCAGCCTCAGGACGCGCGCCGAGGATCGGGGCGATCACTTCGAGGTCACCGGCCAGAAGATCTGGACCAGTGGCGGGCTCATCGCCGACTGGGGCTTGCTCCTGGCCCGCACCGACCCTCGCGTCCCCAAGCACAAAGGGATCTCCTGCTTCCTCATCTCCCTGCGCCAGCCCGGCGTGGAGGTGCGCCCGCTCAAGCAGATCACGGGGAGCGCGGAGTTCGCCGAGGTGTTCATGACCCAGGCCCGCGTCGAGAAGAGCGACCTGATCGGCCGCCTGGGGCAGGGCTGGGAGATCGCGCAGACCACGCTGTCCTACGAGCGCGGCGGCAACTCGCTGGCCCGCGTGACCCGCTACGCCATGGCCTTCCGCCAGCTGGTGGAATCGACCAGGACCCTGCGCCGGAGCGGCCGGCCCCTGCTCGACGATCCGGTCGTCCGGGGCCGGCTCGGGCGCCTCTACGCCGAGCTCGAGGTCCAGCGCTATGCGGCGCTCCGGGTGCTGAGCGCGCTCGAGAAGGGCGAGTCTCCGGGACCGGCGTCCTCCATCACCAAGCTCTCCTACAGCGAGTTCGAGAAGCGTTTCTACGAGGTGGCGCTGGAGATCCTGGGACCCTACGGCCAGGCGTCTTCGGGCCTGCCGGCGAACCTCACCTTGCCCGTCGTCGGCTCCTCCGGCCACGGCAACACGTGGCCCTACGCGTTTCTGTGGTCACGGGCGGGCACGATCTACTCGGGCTCGTCGGAGATCCAGAAGAACGTGATCGGCGAGCGCGTGCTGGGGCTCCCCAAGGAGCCGCGGGCCGACCGGGTGAAGGTCTGATGGATTTCGCCTTCAACCCCGATCAGCAGCTGCTCCGAGATTCCGCGCGCGGCTTCCTCGACGCCCACTGCCCGTCCACCGTCGTGCGCGCCCTGTGGGACGACGCCCGCGGGGAGAGCGAGAGCATGTGGAAGGACATGGCCCAGCTCGGCTGGCTCGGCCTCACGCTCCCCGAGGCCGTGGGCGGCAGCGCGCTGGGCATGGTGGAGACGGCCATCCTCCTCGAGGAGATGGGCCGGGCCGCCTATCCCGGCCCGTACTTGTCGACCGTCCTCGCCGCCACCGCGCTGGCCGAGGCGGGCAGCCCCGACCAGCAGCGCCGCTGGCTCGGGGCCATCGCGGCCGGCGCCGCGCGCGCCACCGTCGCCGTGCTCGACACCGACTGGAGCTGGGAGCCCGCGGCCATCGCCACCCGGGCGGTTCGCGCGACCGGCGGCTTCACGCTCACCGGGACCAAGCGCTTCGTGCCCTGGGCCCACGTGGCCGACGTGGTCATCGTCCCCGCGCAAGCACCGGAGGGACTGAGTCTGTTCCTCGTCGAGCGTGCGGCGCCGGGCCTGACCCTGGGCGCCATCCAGGGAATAGACCTGGGCACCCGCTGGGCCACCCTCACGCTGGACGCGGTCCCCGTCGCCGCCGAGGCGGCGCTCGGCCCACCCGCCCAGGGGGAAGCGCTGCTGCAACGGGTGCTGCAGCGCGGAGCGGTCGGCGCGGCGGCGGAGATGCTGGGCGCGGCGCGCCGCTGCCTGGACATGAGCGTGGCCTACGCCAAGGTGCGAGAGCAGTTCGGTCAGCCCATCGGGGCCTTCCAGGCCATCCGCCACAAGTGCGCGGAGATGCTCATGGAGGTGGAGAACGCGCACGCGGCCACCTACTACGCGGCGTGGGCCACCGATA containing:
- a CDS encoding acyl-CoA dehydrogenase family protein, which gives rise to MDFAFNPDQQLLRDSARGFLDAHCPSTVVRALWDDARGESESMWKDMAQLGWLGLTLPEAVGGSALGMVETAILLEEMGRAAYPGPYLSTVLAATALAEAGSPDQQRRWLGAIAAGAARATVAVLDTDWSWEPAAIATRAVRATGGFTLTGTKRFVPWAHVADVVIVPAQAPEGLSLFLVERAAPGLTLGAIQGIDLGTRWATLTLDAVPVAAEAALGPPAQGEALLQRVLQRGAVGAAAEMLGAARRCLDMSVAYAKVREQFGQPIGAFQAIRHKCAEMLMEVENAHAATYYAAWATDTGAEDAALAASVAKAYVGDAARQVCGEAIQVHGGIGFTWEYDLHLYVKRAKALETMYGDADHHRELIVRRLAS
- a CDS encoding acyl-CoA dehydrogenase family protein, with translation MDLTYSLEDLAFRERARRWFEANTPRHELTTLEQRRSWHRTLYEAGYVGMGWPREYGGRDATPMQQAIVADEMARVNAPPTINGLGIGIVGPTIIVHGTEAQKQRYLRKILSAEELWCQLYSEPNAGSDLASLRTRAEDRGDHFEVTGQKIWTSGGLIADWGLLLARTDPRVPKHKGISCFLISLRQPGVEVRPLKQITGSAEFAEVFMTQARVEKSDLIGRLGQGWEIAQTTLSYERGGNSLARVTRYAMAFRQLVESTRTLRRSGRPLLDDPVVRGRLGRLYAELEVQRYAALRVLSALEKGESPGPASSITKLSYSEFEKRFYEVALEILGPYGQASSGLPANLTLPVVGSSGHGNTWPYAFLWSRAGTIYSGSSEIQKNVIGERVLGLPKEPRADRVKV
- a CDS encoding LemA family protein, which encodes MARGTLIALVIIGILVVAVGGWAIGINNQLVRLDQDVSEKWAQVQNVYQRRADLIPNLVETVRGFAAQERTVLEEVTKARASASSIQLTPEALNDPKALERFQAAQQQLSGALSRLLVTVERYPELKSNQNFLALQSQLEGTENRIAVERRRFNESVREYNTRLRVFPASLVANLVGFQPKAFFEATPDAATPPKVKF